One window of Candidatus Methylomirabilota bacterium genomic DNA carries:
- a CDS encoding ferredoxin-thioredoxin reductase catalytic domain-containing protein, with amino-acid sequence MSEPVKPSQANIDKMWNYARKYAEKSGTSLHPDVEVTETVVEGLARHIEQVGRPLCPCNFYPDPQAEAKLRRWICACDEMQKWKYCHCLLFVAPDGRPITEHLPEDHEGRAAYGIVKDPHPDKGRATARVLERQKTEGASE; translated from the coding sequence ATGAGCGAGCCGGTCAAGCCGTCGCAAGCCAACATCGACAAGATGTGGAACTACGCGCGCAAGTATGCGGAGAAGTCGGGCACCTCCCTGCACCCCGATGTCGAAGTCACCGAGACCGTGGTGGAGGGCCTCGCGCGCCACATCGAGCAGGTCGGGCGGCCCCTCTGCCCGTGCAACTTCTACCCCGACCCCCAAGCGGAAGCCAAGCTGCGCCGCTGGATCTGCGCCTGCGACGAGATGCAGAAGTGGAAGTACTGCCACTGCCTGCTCTTCGTGGCGCCGGACGGCCGGCCGATTACCGAGCACCTGCCCGAGGACCACGAAGGACGTGCCGCCTATGGGATCGTCAAGGACCCCCACCCCGACAAGGGGCGAGCCACGGCGCGTGTCCTCGAGCGGCAAAAGACCGAGGGCGCCAGCGAGTAG